A region of the Arachis hypogaea cultivar Tifrunner chromosome 15, arahy.Tifrunner.gnm2.J5K5, whole genome shotgun sequence genome:
attttttatgttattaatatctataaaatttgaaatgattgaattttatatttattttgaaaaaatttgatatttctgcgggtagggtagggtagggtagggtttagaattttagggtgcgggtagggttagagttgagattctcaacccgcgggtagggtagagtagagttttaataaaattttcaacccgcGGATAGGgttaccctaccctaccctacccattgccagccctagtCCCAGGACTAGTCGTCGTCGCTCCCTATCTCTTCAGGTCTCGCACTTAGACTCGTGTCTTTCCTGCGCTTGTCGTCGCCGGCAGCAGGTCCCATAGGCTGTCTTGGTTGTCATTTTCTTGCTTCAAGCCTTGCTGTCAGCTTCCTCCTCGTCGTCAGCTTCCTTTACGCAACCACAAGCTGGGACCCATTTGGTGAGTTCCaacaaatttttcttttctttctatttcaattttgttGCGGTAATTAATGATTGTAATTTGATTTTGTtgttaaaaattgaatttattgatGAAAGTTGAGTATGTTGCTCAAGTTTATTACTAAATCTTGAATTTGTTACTGTTTGGTTGAAATAATTACttagtttaaatttatttgtCAGCTCATCTCTAAATTGAATTTGTTATTAATTGTActtgaatttatttttgtttttttgattaATCacttagttaaaattttttattgttgaaaATCTATCACAGttaaatttattattgattatccTCGTGTaactttgaatttgattttattgttaaaaattattatagttAAATTTAGGGTAAAAAACGTAAACAAGTTAAAGGGAATACAATTTGACTCAAATAAGCcaaagcaaaatctgattcatcaatcaaccaaagcacATTTTTATGTAGTTCGAACCAATATGGTTTGAACTCACTttgcaagtaattcgaaccaaataggttcgaattacacataTACCACATagccacataattcgaaccaatttgGTTCGAACTCTAacttcataattcgaaccaaataggttcgaattacactcctcaagtaattcgaaccagcttggttcgaattagtgaGGACCAGAGCTCTATATATATGGTGTGAACGTGAGTTGCTATCATTAGAGGGGGGTAacatggctagtgaggagagtttcgcAGTGTTGGTTCACCAtagaggatccattaagaggaaaactcattccggtgtgaagttcactgataaggatcctctctgtattatcATCAGGCCTACGACGACGTAGGGATGTGCATGGGttgggtgaaaccgggtttgatgtgacccagacccgacccgaaatatataccgggcctatttattagacccgaacccagccctagacccgatgaaacctatacactttcgggccacgattataccgggtaaaaaccgggtgaaaaccgggccgttaacattacattaccttcataccttcttataagctaacatgtgaaaatatccaaatttccaagactccaaccattatttgacatggtaaaattcacttagaaaaatataacaagaaccaactcttctctaaaattaaagcataaccataatcaatactaatattgtctaataataccaaatatttaaatcaatataaataacacaatattatgcattagtctaaaatcttatgcattttaaacataaaatattaatttatagtcttataataactaataacacagaatattaaggtttacaatacttaaattccacataagaatagccatcatccatcactaataacacaaaatattaattgtgtatgatgaccgggccaccgggccgacttcgggtgacccgagccatgGCTCGGGCCCGACCCGAAacaatgaccgggtctatttttgagacccttacccggccctagacccgatgaaatcacaccaaaacaGCCCCTAAAGTATTCGGGGCCGGGCCGGACCATGCACATCCCTACGACGACATATGAGGACCTTGTTAGCTCTATACTGCTGAAACTAGGTCTGGAAGGTGTGAAACGGGTTAAGAAGTTCTTTATCGATTTTCAATCACGGTGCTCCAGGAAACCGTAAAGTAcgattgtttcacgatcgggagtgatgaggacttgcaggtcatgtttcattGTCGCCGGTAGTTTCCAGAGGTGAGGACACCAGAACTGTTAGCAAAGTTGGTTGACGTGGTGTCCAGCTCGGGGGGTTCGAACCAGAATACCACCACTTTAGCCACGGTAGCTGGTTCTAGCTCCAGACCTGCCGTTGCATCTTCCTCCGTCCCTGCGTACGAGCCACCCGTCCAACCTGTCGCCTCCCTTTCGTTCCCTGTTGATCTCAACGGCAGTGTAGGCGACGAGGTCGGCGAAGGGGAATATCTGCGGACCTCTTTACAGTGTGCTGCACCGACTGGGGTTGGAGATGGATTCTTGGATGATCCAGAGGACGATgatgtcgagccggatatgattgctgATGACAGTGGCGATGATGTTGGAGTAAGTGAGCCTGCTGGGGCGGGCGgcggttctagctctggcacgcagcagtaccctccacatttttcctctttagacttggatgccatgaggcaggagggggTTCCTGGGCAGCCGGctggatttggcgctagagatgCTGAAGGGTCTGCAGGTCTGACagagtttcaggttggtcagcaatttccgGATAAAGAAGATGCACTGTTAAGTgtcaagacttacagcatccgacGAGGGGTAAAATACAAGGTCGTGGAGTCTGACTatcgccggtatgtgggcaagtgttctgaattcggcaatgggtgcacatggttgattcggcttAGTCTCCGACAGCGCAAGGggatttgggaggtcaaacgttACAACGGACCGCATACTTGTCTCGCCACCTCCATTTCCAgtgaccacaggagtttggattaccatgtgatatcggcattcattatgccaatggttagggctgatgcatccgtcagcatcaaggtgctcctaaatgccacCGCCGCATACTTtgggtttaggccgacttacaggagggtatggttggcgaagcagaaggctgttgccctcatctatggtgactgggataagtcgtacaacgagctcccAAGGTGGGTGTTAGGAGTCCAGTTGACGATGCCTGGTATTGTTGCAGTACTAAGGACGAGCCCTGTTCGTGTCGGTGGACAGTTGGACGAGTCTCGAGCTTATTTTCACAGACTATTCTGGACGTTTCCACCAtgtatcgaggcattccgtcattgcaagctcTTAGTtagtattgacggcacccatctgtatggcaagtatgAGAGAACGTTGCTtgtcgcgattgcacaggacgggaactccaacatactccctGTTGCATTCGCATTAGTCGAaggtgagaatgctgagtcgtggtccttctttctctcccacctgcgTGAGCATGTGACACCGCAGCCGGGTCTGCTGGTTATCtcggacaggcataacggcatcaaggccgcGCTTGAGGCTCCTGAGGGAGGCTGGTTACCTCCGTCTGCATACCGGGCATTCTGCATTTGACATGTTGCGGCAAATTTTGCCCTCACCTTCAAGGGAAAAGACGCAAGGAGGCTACTTGTGAATGCGGCGTACGCTAAGACCGAGGTCGAGTTtcattactggtttgatattcttaggtccgaagacccggcgatgtgtgacTGGGCGAACCGGATTGAGTATTCGTTGTGGACACAACATTGTGATGAGGGACGTAGATTCGgacacatgacgacgaatatatCTGAGTGTGTGAACTCGATCCTCAAGGGTGTCTGAAACCTTCTTGTGTGCTCGCTAGTGAAGGCAACATACGGAAGGTTGGCCGAATTATTTGTTCACAAAGGGAGAGAGGCTCAGGCGCAGATGGGAACCGGACAACAATTTAGTCAGCACTTAGTGAAGTGTatagaggccaacttgaagacgggtagGTGCTTCACGGTTACTGTGTATGACAgggataactccgagttcaccgtCGCAGAGACAACTCCGACTGGTTCTTTCTCACTGGGTAGCTACAGAGTCTCGCTTGCATCTCACACATGTGACTGCGGATACTTCCAGgcacttcatttcccgtgtcCCCATGCACTAGCATGTGTGCCTACTCACGGCTTACATGGGAGCCTTACGTCCACCAGGTGTATCGTCTTAGTTCGGTATTTAGTGTGTATCAGATGGGTTTTACACCTCCCATTccggagggtttctggccaccataTGACGGGCCGACTGTCATCCCTGACCCAATAAGAGGCGTGCGAAAGAGGGTCGTCCCAGGTCCACTCGGATACGGACCaatatggacgaggcagatccgaaCCGGCCAAAGAGATGTGGGCTTTATCGGCAGCTCGGCCACACACGTCGGAGTTGCCCATAGCTCGGAGGAGCAGAGCACACACGGAGACATGATTAGGTGTATTGGTGGCTTTGGTacttttgttatttcaatttcGCGTTTAGATTTCACTATTATCGGTTTTCTTACTTGTAGTTAGTGACTGATAGAATTTGTTAACGTTAGTGCGATGTACTTTGAATGGGATTTTAGTTAATGAATATGTTCTGTCTCCACAGTTTTAAACGAAATGTATGTCTAATGCACACCGGAATAAATAACTGTACGAGTTTTATTAAGACATGATGCGAAAACTATGTTCGTAAATTAAATTATTACTGTGTGGACCGAATTCTGAGTAATTCGAACCATGTTAGTTCGAATTACTTGGTGACTATTTCTTCAgtgtaattcgaacctatttggttcgaattatgaagtTAGAGTTCGAACcaaattggttcgaattatgtggctATGTGGTAtatgtgtaattcgaacctatttggttcgaattacttgcaaAGTGAGTTCGAACCATATTGGTTCGAACTACATAGAAATgtgctttggttgattgatgaatcagattttgctttgCCTTATTTGTGTCAAATTGTTCTCCCTTTGACTTGTTTACGTTTTTTAcccttaaatttattaaaaaaaaattattaataaaaagaatttactggtgtaaaaataaatttgaatttagtttttaattaatttattaattattagtttattaatttttttatttaaaataaaaaatattttatattaataattaatttattatttatttataaattattaattatatttaaaattaatatttaattattattaatatatttataaaaatatatattttaatttttaattttaattttatttttataattttatatttttatttaattatgagcGAACGGAATTGACTCAGTTGTACGATCATTGATCGTGTTAATTACCGGTTCTGATATCCTTcaacattttttatattataaataagggTAAGGTTATATATTTACGGCCATCTAAAGATTTTGCTTCTAAATTACCTCTCATGTGCAAAGAGGGTTAGAGGAGAGTCAGGAGACCATGTTTTGTGCCAGTAGCACAGCTGGTATGGTCCGTACATTTGGCATTTTCCACCCATAACGAACTCCCCCTCCCACTCACTGTCACGCACCACACACCTCCTATTCCCATCTCTCcactttaaaatatttatatattatatattgccAAAAGAAATTCAtgtagtaataattaataaatcattAAACCTAAAAGTCGATAGTATAAACTCTTATGTacgtaaaaatttaaaaatttcatattagtATTTCACCTTTTAAAGTATTTACAAAGcagcaaaaaaattaattactacgtTCCATAGTAAATATTCTAACTGTGCAAAAAATAtcataaagaaagaaatataaattcATGAGCTATAATTAGTTGAGAAATTTCCCGGTTTTATGTTCAAATGCAACAAACAAATCGTATGCATTGACCTTATCTGACGTTCAAAATTCGAAATGCCACACGAAAACGACTTGTCTCCGCGGCTTAAAAAGGGATCCGCACTCGTCTCTTCTTTTGTCCTCCTCCAAAAAGCCCTGGATCCGCTTCAATATCTTGCCGCGACCCTTAAGATAtttatattcaaatttaaaagcTAAGTGCTAATAAATATCGAATAAACTTTTGaatgtataaaaatataaaaataaataaataaatatgaaattagAGTTATTATgctaaaatttaatacaaataataaaataaaatttaatacaaataaataaataaatggacttgtttgggtgaacttctaaaaaaatatcttttttcaaattatctttttttaaaagatcttatggagtaattttatgtttggatatctcatacaaaaagatttttttatctgTCAATTATCtttgggtataataatataaaaatatttttttgtttatttattatatgataaacatcttttttttaaagaaaaaagatattttagaaaaagatgtaaattacagcttctcaaaaaaaatatttttttatttttctaatgcttttatttttattattagaaatttgtcaaacacgctaaaaaataaaaaaatattttttattaaaaaatttttttttaacagaatAATAGCGTCCAAACAAATACTTAGTATATAATTACATAGATGTTATAAAAGCATTCTCCAATATAATAGGAGGATGTGGTACATTACGGAGGTTGAACACAAGGAAATGTCAATAATAGCCCTTACGCAACCCCTTCGATGTTGAGCGCTTGGACCCACCGAAGATGAAACCCTAATttgtttttagaataaaaaaaaaaggagaaaaaagagaaggCTAAGAATAGAGGGAAAAGAAGAGAGTGGGAGAGAAATAGAGAATGAGGTGCCCGTAGCTGCGAAAGAGTTGCGGAGGAAAAGGAATCCCAAAATTTCATTCATctcagaaagagagagaaaataccGAAACGAGGGAGAGGCGGTCATTGCTattctaattttcttttaataattaaaaaaataaaagaagaggcaCACGCACAACACGAAGAAATAGTCGATTTCGTTCTGTCTTGGAGAAGAGGTTATACGTTGTCGTCTTAACTTAAATACGCTTTTCCCTCTTTTCCCTTCGcattttcctctttcttcttcttccaactCCGCTCCCCAGGTAATCCCTCTCCCCTCTTCTCCCTACCGCcttattgatttgaattttgaaccGTGTTTTCTGGTGCAATTCCTTTGAATACTCGCGATACTCTTTCTGTTTTATTATCCTTGTTTACTAGCGTTATCTCTTAGATAAAAAGgaatattttgtttttggtttgtttccttttttcttttttggatttaGCTGTGCTAGTTTTCCTTCATGCTCCCTCTGTGGAATAATTATTATGTTTTGTTGAATGCCACATAAAATTGCTTATGGAATCTCTCtcctgatttgaaaataaaaaatataaaaagacccGCAAGGAAGCATAATTTTCCCATGCTTGGAGACTACGCATCGAGTCAGCTTATTTGAGGATTTCGCCGTTTGCTGTTTTCATAACTTGAATCCCAATATCTGTACATATTGTGGTGTTTGGGGGAGCGAAACGATcccctttttaaaaaaaaaaggaaataagcAAAAGGTTTCATTAATTTAGGTTATATTCAATCATCTGTGTAATTTTAGCTGTTGTAGTAGGGATATTATGGAAAGATAACTATTTGAAATTGATACTTAATTGAAATCTTAAATAATATTTGCGTTTATGTTGTTTCTATGACATTTTTGCAGCCATGCCGACCTTTAGTGCCATAGCATTGGATAGGTTGTTAGAGCCTGGAGGTTCCAGACCTGTTGACAGATCTGCTTCGAATTCGATGCCTCTGCCAAACTCACAGAAGGGGAGGAATGCTAGTGCGCCCCCTAAGAAAAAAAAGGCTACTCGTCCTCCATTAAAACCAGCTCTTTATGCCACTCCTGAGGTGACGCCACTTCCGGATGCACCCTCTTCCTTTCCTCCATCACCATACATCATTAACCATAAGCGACGTGGGCCGCGCCTCCTCAAGAGCACTTCAGAGGCCAGCATACTGGCTGAGCAGAATGTTCTCCATGATTGTGAAAAGCCTAATGGTAAGAGCTCAGATACGGTGGTTGTAAGTTCAGCAGGTGACCTACAAGTTCCTTATAAAAATCCTGAAGCTGTTAAAGAGGAGCTCGGTGACACTGTTTATCACTTTGAATTCGATAGCAGCAATAATGGTGACTTTGGGACTGGACACAGGGAAAGTGGGAGTAGTAGCATTACAAATGATTTACAGGTACCAACAATGAATTCACAAAGAGGTTTAGAGATTGAAGATTTCTTCGATCCAAATGAATCAATGAGTTTTGCAAGTATTACAGATGTTGAAGATAATGCTGGGGCAGAACTGTCTATGAAGTACAGCAGTCCTGGGGAGTTTTTTGATGCTTGGGAAGGTAATTTGGGTTTAGTTTTCTGTCAATTTCTGTTGCAATGAAACATACACAAGCAATAAGAGCCTTGTTTGTTTTTCGCACTTGTCCCCCAATTTTCAACTTATGCCACTTACTACAGTGGGCGGAATATCCTAATTATATCACGGAATTATCCATAGTATGGTATATTTCATACACCTTGAAAATAGTTGACAAATAGTGGTTTAGTATTGCTTGTAGTGAAGGTCTTGGAAATTCTTCA
Encoded here:
- the LOC112749470 gene encoding uncharacterized protein → MPTFSAIALDRLLEPGGSRPVDRSASNSMPLPNSQKGRNASAPPKKKKATRPPLKPALYATPEVTPLPDAPSSFPPSPYIINHKRRGPRLLKSTSEASILAEQNVLHDCEKPNGKSSDTVVVSSAGDLQVPYKNPEAVKEELGDTVYHFEFDSSNNGDFGTGHRESGSSSITNDLQVPTMNSQRGLEIEDFFDPNESMSFASITDVEDNAGAELSMKYSSPGEFFDAWEELSSEGGTQNSTIDFEAELREMRLSLLMEIEKRKQTEESLNSMKSQYERIRQGLYSAGIVLPANLTAVAGADQLNSDPMEDLCQQVHVARFISNSIGRGMARAEVEAQMEAQLDLKNFEIARLLERLRCYETMNREMVQRNQEAIELGRRDRQRRRRRMKRWVWSSITSAIVLGSAAIAWSYLPTSKGSSSSADLDVVAEHEDAAAK